One genomic window of Leptotrichia shahii includes the following:
- a CDS encoding dicarboxylate/amino acid:cation symporter, with protein MKKIGLVPRLIISIVLGILLGLVLPSPVIRIFVTFSSLFSKYLSFIIPFMIIGFVVTGISDLRHGAGKLLGITTLIAYISTIIAGTLSYFMAITIFPKILNFASFVTVEHPEKNLLTAYFDIPVTPMFDVTSAIIFAFIMGLSISWLRNKGEGQTTYNLFREFSKIITKLLSTSIIPLLPIYIFGTFMNMTYSGQIFATLSIFLKVFICVIILHILYTAGLFIFAGGLSGKNPFVCMKNQIPGYFTALGTQSSAATIPINIECSKKNGTSPEIREFVVPLCATIHLAGSIITITSCVVTVLMMHDMSYGMSTIFPFIMVLGVAMVAAPGAPGGAIMSALPFLGMVGIASSSPMASLLIALYITQDSFGTAANVSGDNAIAIIVDWIYHKFIKK; from the coding sequence ATGAAAAAAATAGGGCTTGTGCCACGTTTGATTATTTCGATTGTTCTTGGTATTTTGCTAGGATTAGTTTTACCAAGTCCAGTTATAAGGATTTTTGTTACGTTTTCATCGCTGTTTAGTAAATATTTGTCATTTATTATTCCATTTATGATTATTGGATTTGTTGTAACTGGGATTTCAGATTTACGGCATGGAGCTGGAAAATTACTCGGGATTACAACTTTGATAGCTTACATTTCTACAATTATTGCAGGGACGCTTTCATATTTTATGGCAATTACTATTTTTCCAAAAATTCTTAATTTTGCTTCATTTGTGACGGTAGAACATCCTGAAAAGAATCTTTTGACAGCTTATTTTGACATTCCAGTTACACCAATGTTCGATGTAACCTCAGCGATTATTTTTGCCTTTATAATGGGACTTTCGATAAGCTGGCTTAGAAACAAGGGAGAAGGTCAAACGACTTACAATCTTTTTCGGGAATTTTCAAAAATAATTACAAAATTGTTAAGTACCTCAATTATTCCGCTGCTTCCAATTTATATTTTTGGAACCTTTATGAATATGACTTACAGCGGACAAATTTTTGCAACACTTTCAATATTTTTAAAAGTATTTATTTGTGTAATAATTTTACATATCTTATATACTGCAGGTTTATTTATATTTGCTGGCGGACTTTCAGGAAAAAATCCATTTGTCTGTATGAAAAATCAGATTCCTGGATATTTTACAGCTCTTGGTACACAGTCTTCAGCTGCCACAATCCCAATAAATATTGAATGTTCCAAAAAAAATGGAACATCGCCTGAAATTCGTGAATTTGTAGTTCCTTTATGTGCCACAATTCACTTGGCTGGAAGCATTATTACAATTACAAGCTGTGTTGTTACTGTGCTTATGATGCACGATATGTCCTATGGAATGTCAACAATTTTTCCATTTATAATGGTTCTTGGAGTGGCAATGGTAGCCGCACCTGGAGCACCTGGAGGAGCAATAATGTCTGCACTTCCATTTTTAGGAATGGTTGGAATTGCCTCAAGCAGCCCAATGGCCTCTCTTTTAATTGCACTTTACATAACACAGGACAGCTTTGGAACAGCAGCTAATGTTTCTGGAGATAATGCGATTGCTATTATAGTTGATTGGATTTATCATAAATTTATAAAAAAATAA
- a CDS encoding NAD-dependent protein deacylase, which produces MDKISLLQKIVDESKRIVFFGGAGVSTESGIPDFRSANGVYNLKLDRNFSPEELVSHTMYEKYPEEFYDFYKKHLVYPNAKPNFAHKYLARLEQDGKLTAVITQNIDCLHEMAGSKNVLKLHGTVDSNTCVTCGKKYNMEEFLKICEKENIPHCPECDGIIKPDVTLYEEIPDQGTFTKAINEISKADTLIIGGTSLIVYPAASLIHYFQGKNLVLINKSKTEQDNFANLSIHESIGEVFKKLK; this is translated from the coding sequence ATGGATAAAATAAGTCTACTTCAGAAAATAGTTGATGAAAGTAAAAGGATTGTCTTTTTCGGAGGTGCTGGTGTTTCTACAGAATCTGGCATTCCTGATTTTAGAAGTGCAAACGGAGTCTATAACTTAAAACTTGATAGGAATTTTTCTCCAGAAGAGCTTGTTTCCCACACAATGTATGAAAAATATCCAGAAGAATTTTATGATTTTTATAAAAAGCATCTTGTTTATCCCAATGCAAAACCGAATTTTGCTCATAAATATTTAGCAAGACTGGAACAAGATGGAAAATTGACGGCTGTTATTACTCAAAATATCGACTGTCTACATGAAATGGCTGGAAGCAAAAATGTCTTGAAGCTGCACGGAACTGTTGACAGCAATACTTGTGTTACTTGCGGTAAAAAATACAATATGGAAGAATTTTTGAAAATCTGTGAAAAAGAAAATATTCCACATTGCCCAGAATGTGATGGAATTATAAAGCCAGATGTTACTTTGTATGAGGAAATACCTGATCAGGGGACTTTTACAAAGGCAATAAACGAAATATCCAAAGCCGATACACTAATTATAGGAGGAACTTCCCTTATCGTGTATCCAGCTGCTTCTCTTATACACTATTTTCAAGGAAAAAATCTTGTTTTAATAAATAAGTCTAAGACCGAACAAGACAATTTTGCAAATTTGTCTATACATGAGAGTATAGGAGAAGTTTTTAAAAAATTAAAATAA
- a CDS encoding outer membrane beta-barrel protein: MKKLAMGLFLVLGLASFAAQNNIEVKAGYDFGGKYDIDDFSGSDKVKNGAFEVGAEYRYTMTSGIEVGAGIAYQGHKKLKDSNTVEGFDSIPVYATAKYNFDTGSSPVKPYLKADMGYSFNTNDFNDGMYYAAGLGVSYNNFNAELMYKENKSKIDTWWYDGNLNYKRVSLGIGYNFGF; the protein is encoded by the coding sequence ATGAAAAAACTGGCAATGGGATTGTTTTTAGTTTTAGGATTAGCTTCATTTGCAGCACAAAATAATATTGAAGTAAAAGCAGGTTATGATTTTGGTGGAAAATATGACATCGATGATTTTTCTGGATCAGATAAAGTCAAAAATGGAGCATTTGAAGTAGGTGCAGAATATAGATATACAATGACTTCAGGAATAGAAGTAGGTGCAGGAATAGCATACCAAGGACATAAAAAACTTAAAGATTCTAACACTGTAGAAGGGTTTGACTCAATTCCTGTATATGCAACTGCTAAATACAATTTTGATACAGGTTCATCTCCAGTAAAGCCATATTTAAAAGCAGATATGGGTTATTCATTTAACACAAATGATTTTAATGACGGAATGTACTATGCAGCAGGATTAGGAGTTTCATATAATAACTTCAATGCTGAATTAATGTATAAAGAAAATAAATCAAAAATTGATACTTGGTGGTATGACGGAAACCTTAACTATAAGAGAGTTAGTCTTGGTATAGGTTATAATTTTGGTTTCTAA
- a CDS encoding low molecular weight protein-tyrosine-phosphatase yields MVKVLFVCLGNICRSPMAEAVFRDMVKKEGLSDKIIIDSAATSSWEHGNPVHHGTKARLAKEGISVKGMYSRILNNDDLDADYIIGMDESNIENIKLFADGKNKGEIKMLLEYAGEKREIKDPWFTGDFDTTYNDVVKGCTALLKFIKKKS; encoded by the coding sequence ATGGTAAAAGTATTATTTGTCTGTCTAGGAAATATATGCCGTTCCCCGATGGCAGAGGCAGTCTTTCGAGATATGGTAAAAAAAGAAGGGCTATCTGACAAAATTATTATTGACTCAGCTGCAACAAGTTCTTGGGAACATGGAAATCCAGTCCATCACGGTACTAAAGCTAGGCTTGCCAAAGAAGGAATCAGCGTAAAGGGAATGTATTCAAGAATTTTAAATAATGATGACTTGGATGCTGATTATATTATTGGAATGGATGAAAGCAATATAGAAAATATAAAACTTTTCGCAGATGGCAAAAATAAAGGTGAAATAAAAATGCTGCTCGAATATGCAGGAGAAAAACGGGAAATAAAAGATCCATGGTTTACTGGAGATTTTGATACAACTTATAATGATGTTGTAAAAGGTTGTACTGCATTATTAAAATTTATAAAAAAAAAGAGTTAA
- a CDS encoding tetratricopeptide repeat protein, translating to MENIEFDNFDNIDNNNSERLYQMGKNYYDNGSDTLAEKYLKEAAKGGHRNAVFILADIYLKYNKLNLAEKYLKKIADGGDFQLQNKLGTVYKKKANFELAEYYFKQAINNGNQKARYNLGNLYYQYNKKSLAMEYLKPAADERDQEAQVLLSKLYYDNGQIELAEEYLHKAKDNGEAYYLLGKLYGEKQDIETAERHLKTAADIYDNKKAQEVLYKLYADKDNQTLTKHYLTLLADEDHLESFVLLGNIFANEKNYNLAYTNYNHFFEGRKRANVKVDMKKIDDEKLKFNFGKCCIKLGKFEDAEENLKDNIYLKVSDNVIEVAKLYEEADQLKTAIQYYKLALHV from the coding sequence ATGGAAAACATTGAGTTTGACAATTTTGATAATATTGACAATAATAATTCTGAACGACTTTATCAAATGGGAAAAAACTATTATGATAATGGTTCTGATACATTAGCGGAAAAATATTTGAAAGAAGCTGCAAAAGGTGGACATAGGAATGCAGTTTTTATACTTGCTGATATCTATTTGAAATATAATAAATTAAATTTGGCAGAAAAATATTTAAAAAAGATTGCTGATGGTGGGGATTTTCAGCTTCAAAATAAACTTGGAACAGTTTATAAGAAAAAAGCTAATTTTGAACTAGCAGAATATTACTTTAAACAAGCTATAAATAACGGTAATCAAAAAGCTCGATATAATCTTGGAAACTTATATTACCAATATAATAAAAAAAGTCTTGCGATGGAATATTTAAAACCTGCAGCAGATGAAAGAGACCAAGAAGCTCAAGTGCTGCTTTCCAAACTTTATTACGATAATGGACAAATTGAGCTAGCTGAAGAATATCTGCACAAAGCTAAAGATAATGGAGAAGCCTATTATCTCCTCGGTAAATTATATGGTGAAAAACAAGACATTGAAACTGCTGAAAGACACTTAAAAACAGCGGCAGATATCTATGATAATAAAAAAGCTCAAGAAGTACTTTATAAACTTTATGCAGACAAAGACAATCAAACACTTACAAAGCACTATTTGACATTACTTGCAGATGAAGATCATTTGGAATCATTTGTACTACTTGGAAACATATTTGCTAATGAAAAAAATTATAATCTTGCTTATACAAATTATAATCATTTTTTTGAAGGAAGAAAACGTGCAAATGTAAAAGTTGATATGAAAAAAATTGATGATGAAAAACTTAAATTTAATTTTGGGAAATGCTGTATAAAATTAGGTAAATTTGAGGATGCTGAAGAGAATCTAAAAGACAATATTTATCTAAAAGTTTCGGATAATGTCATCGAAGTTGCAAAACTTTATGAAGAAGCTGACCAGTTAAAGACAGCTATTCAATACTATAAATTAGCTTTACATGTATAA
- a CDS encoding dihydroorotate oxidase: MPTTKTKIGNFEFENCFMNAAGVFCYDRNELEQVINSEAGTFVTKTATLQSRSGNPEPRYHDTALGSINSMGLPNLGFDYYLDYLLELQKTHPDRTFFFSLVGMSTEDTHALLKKVQESDFSGITELNLSCPNVPGKPQIAYDLETTEKLLTDIFSYFKKPLGVKLPPYFDIVHFDQAAAVFNKFPLTFINCINSIGNGLVIEDESVVIKPKNGFGGIGGEYIKPTALANVHAFYKRLNPSIKIIGTGGVLTGQDAFEHILCGASMVQIGTTLHKEGPAAFERITNELKAIMDKKGYKTIEDFRGKLKYL; this comes from the coding sequence ATGCCAACCACAAAAACAAAAATAGGTAATTTTGAATTTGAAAACTGCTTTATGAATGCGGCAGGAGTTTTCTGCTATGATAGAAATGAATTGGAACAAGTGATAAATTCAGAGGCAGGAACATTTGTTACAAAGACTGCTACATTACAGTCACGTTCAGGAAATCCTGAACCTAGATACCACGACACAGCTTTAGGAAGCATAAATTCAATGGGACTTCCAAACTTGGGATTTGATTACTATTTGGATTATTTATTGGAATTGCAGAAAACACATCCTGACAGAACTTTCTTTTTCTCGCTTGTAGGAATGTCAACGGAAGACACTCACGCATTACTGAAAAAAGTTCAGGAAAGTGATTTTAGCGGAATAACAGAACTTAACCTGTCTTGTCCAAATGTGCCGGGAAAACCACAAATTGCGTACGATCTGGAAACTACTGAAAAATTATTAACAGATATTTTTTCATATTTCAAAAAGCCACTTGGAGTAAAGTTGCCTCCATATTTTGATATCGTCCACTTCGATCAAGCGGCGGCGGTATTCAATAAATTTCCATTGACATTTATAAACTGTATAAACAGCATTGGAAATGGACTTGTAATTGAAGATGAAAGCGTTGTAATAAAACCTAAAAATGGATTTGGCGGAATTGGTGGAGAATATATAAAACCAACTGCTCTTGCTAATGTTCACGCATTTTATAAAAGATTGAACCCATCTATTAAAATTATCGGAACAGGCGGAGTTCTTACAGGGCAAGATGCTTTTGAACATATTTTGTGCGGAGCAAGCATGGTTCAGATTGGTACAACTTTGCACAAGGAAGGTCCTGCCGCTTTTGAAAGAATTACTAATGAATTAAAAGCTATTATGGATAAAAAAGGATATAAAACTATTGAAGATTTCAGAGGGAAATTGAAATATTTATAA